GAGTTTTGAACTCATTACAAGATATTGCTACAACAATGGCACCATTGACATAACACCCTCCAATATTTTCTTGTTGCATAGTTCTAGTACTTTTATGGAAATCACTACTCTAATCATGCAAACCAAGTTGTACCTTGAAAGCCTCCATTCTTATACATGGTCCGAATTCATAAAAGGCTTAAAACAATGCCAAATATTGTTCCCTTACATGAACAATTCTCCAAGTTTTGAAGATATGTTAAATTCCCTTTTAGGAAACTTAACTCTACCTAGCTATGTGTCAAGCTCATGTCCTTCATCCTCAAGTAGCTCGAATTTCTTGTTTTCGTCAAGTGATAATAGTCTACAAGGTTCAAGATCTAATACTTACTTAGATTATTGGAACTTTGATGATCTTTCTTTCTTAAACATTGGTTTATTTGAAGTCCTAATAAGGTCAATGATTTTGTTACACTTTGACCAACCTAGGATATGTTCATTCATCTTTCATTACCAAAAATCAAAGTTTGTCCTATGTTCTTCACATGATCAAAAATGCAAAGTCTCCCAAACTAACATCAATCTATTAAGTTTGCTAAAAGCTAGTGCGTTTTCATGTAGAGCATTACTTGATGCATTTGGAATGAGCTTAAGTTTGCATTTGAGAAATTGTGAAAGGTTAAAAATAGAACATTTGCTTGGATCAAGATTAGACGAGTTTATGATCAACGATTTGCTTGTTCGTGGCAAGAAATGTGCATTTGATGTCGATTTGGCTCTACGGTTGATCAAGATTTTCCTACTCGAAAGAAAAATTAATGGGTTTTTCTTGCATCGAGTGAAGAGAGTCGCTTTCTTGATGGATTTGTTCTTGTTAGAAGTGGCTCCTGATCCTATTTTAAAACCTTCTAAGTTTTTGGCCTTAGCCATGGCTTTGCCTGATTATTCAAGAGAATCACATGACAGACTCTACCATGCAATTCACTTGTACGTTGAGGTACAACACTTCTATGCAAACTCTACTAAGTTTTCTCTAATTTGTGCTTCACATACAAACAGAAACATATTTTATCAAGAAGTTGGTTCAAATCTGTTTAATTGGAACAAACGTATATATTCGTGATGATTgtgccttttttttttctttactaAAATAgcaattattattaaaatgataggtACATTTATGATTTTAATGAGCTAAAATGATTGTGTGTAAAAAATAACTGTTTTTGAGTATGTGGCTTGTATCATTTCTAAAGTCATTTTAATTTTAAGATAAATGTTATTTTGTGGGTACTTTGGATTATCATACATAAGAACTATATATACATGCTGATGTTGATAAGCCTATTTTATTGTACTTGACTTTTGAAAGTTCGAtagtttttattaattttttattatcAAATTGTCAATTATTGCAAAAAAACAAAAAGATATACCCTTTTTTTGAAACAAAGCAATTTACATATAGGTCTACAAATTTGCAAAAAATCAATGATTTATTGACACCTTTATAGAGTAAAAAGGTCTACATAATTACCATATTATCTTGACATTTTGCAATAAGAGAACAACTTATTGTGACCTTTTTAATTTAAATAGCTTTAGATGGTAAACATACATTAACAATAAAAACTCATAATCTAATGCATAATTGATGTTAATGGTAGTATCTGTAAATTTTATTGGCTAGGTGCACCCGAGTCTAAATGAAGAACATCAAACAAAGATTTGGAGTGTTCTTGACCTCAAAAAACTATCTATGGTGACAAAGAGAAAACATCTAGCTAGAAACACTCAAGTATTACCATCCATCAAGAATAAACAATTTAAGACGTTCACGAATGATGACTTTATGGTTCATAAGGTTTCTCGACGTATGATCAATAAAGTAAAACATGAAGAAAGGAGCACGAAAAGTACCATAGAAAATAAACGAAAAATGATGCCGAAGAAATCAAGAACGTTGGAATCATACAACGTTAAATCCTTGCCGCTACTATGTCATTAGTTGATACTTCATTTATTTTAGACAAAATTTTATggggggtccctgtggtttgttcgaAATAACAAGCGGAGTCTaaaagaattttttcaccttgGGAGGTCACTGTAGTTTGCAATA
This genomic stretch from Rutidosis leptorrhynchoides isolate AG116_Rl617_1_P2 chromosome 11, CSIRO_AGI_Rlap_v1, whole genome shotgun sequence harbors:
- the LOC139874832 gene encoding BTB/POZ domain-containing protein At3g22104-like — protein: MNNSPSFEDMLNSLLGNLTLPSYVSSSCPSSSSSSNFLFSSSDNSLQGSRSNTYLDYWNFDDLSFLNIGLFEVLIRSMILLHFDQPRICSFIFHYQKSKFVLCSSHDQKCKVSQTNINLLSLLKASAFSCRALLDAFGMSLSLHLRNCERLKIEHLLGSRLDEFMINDLLVRGKKCAFDVDLALRLIKIFLLERKINGFFLHRVKRVAFLMDLFLLEVAPDPILKPSKFLALAMALPDYSRESHDRLYHAIHLYVEVQHFYANSTKFSLICASHTNRNIFYQEVGSNLFNWNKRIYS